A stretch of the Nicotiana tabacum cultivar K326 chromosome 6, ASM71507v2, whole genome shotgun sequence genome encodes the following:
- the LOC107811446 gene encoding WRKY transcription factor 72A-like, with amino-acid sequence MEATFRKSINGDLVKEEKRNNKLADQSNSDKEGFFENSNVLKVGKEREVHEDNNSKSPQQKDIDSDKEDDQLQSVKADMKEVMEENQRLKMHLDRIMKDYRNLQLQFHDIVQRDAEKTNINIINTRHNECNEAKFVSLSLGRTSSDIKKEELSKILSKDNAKEEDNKGGLTLGLDCRIDLSVKTTPTEFSTANISEENSSEEVKDEKGETWPPHKILKTMRNGEDDTQLNPSKRAKVSVRVRCDAPTMNDGCQWRKYGQKIAKGNPCPRAYYRCTVAPSCPVRKQVQRCIEDMSILITTYEGTHNHPLSLSATSMAFTTSAAASMLLSASSSTSESGPNLPATDTTNINGLNLYLSNSSNPKPFYLQNTSISSSSSPPTITLDLTSSSSTSLLPNHNRMSSNYLPRYNSSTNILNFGSLDSNPLLPVSWSNGAYPKNQEISSLSFAKQPQENIFQSYLQNNISAKPTQTLLTQGTIAAATKAITSDPNFQSALAVALTSIIGSSGGNHAGGIEEKSGQNLKVTEPFPVLFSFPSTSKK; translated from the exons ATGGAAGCTACTTTCAGAAAATCTATTAATGGAGATTTAGTCAAAGAGGAGAAGAGGAATAACAAATTAGCTGATCAATCCAATTCTGATAAGGAAGGTTTTTTTGAAAACAGTAATGTTCTTAAG GTCGGGAAGGAAAGAGAAGTCCATGAGGACAATAATTCGAAGTCTCCTCAGCAAAAGGATATCGACAGTGACAAGGAG GACGATCAGCTACAATCAGTGAAAGCTGATATGAAAGAGGTAATGGAAGAAAATCAGAGGCTGAAGATGCACTTGGATCGAATTATGAAGGATTATCGTAACCTTCAGCTGCAATTTCACGACATTGTTCAAAGAGATGCTGAAAAAAccaatattaatattattaatacTCGGCATAATGAATGTAACGAAGCTAAATTTGTCTCCCTTAGCTTAGGAAGAACTTCAAGCGACATTAAAAAGGAAGAGTTATCCAAAATCTTGAGCAAAGATAATGCAAAGGAAGAAGACAATAAAGGAGGCCTAACCCTAGGATTGGATTGCAGGATTGATTTGTCTGTAAAAACAACACCGACAGAATTTTCAACTGCAAATATCAGTGAAGAGAATAGCTCAGAGGAAGTTAAGGACGAAAAAGGAGAAACATGGCCACCCCATAAAATTCTCAAGACAATGAGAAATGGAGAAGATGATACACAACTAAACCCTTCTAAAAGAGCAAAGGTTTCTGTTAGAGTCAGATGTGATGCCCCGACG ATGAATGATGGATGTCAATGGAggaaatatggacaaaaaattGCAAAAGGAAACCCATGTCCTCGAGCTTACTACCGTTGCACAGTAGCACCCTCCTGCCCAGTGAGAAAGCAG GTTCAAAGATGCATTGAGGATATGTCAATCTTGATCACTACATATGAAGGAACACACAATCATCCACTTTCTCTTTCAGCAACATCTATGGCTTTCACAACTTCAGCAGCTGCTTCCATGCTATTATCTGCTTCATCGTCCACCTCTGAATCAGGCCCCAATCTACCAGCAACTGACACCACCAATATCAATGGACTCAACTTGTATCTCTCCAATAGCTCAAACCCAAAACCATTTTACCTTCAAAATACATCCATCTCTTCTTCATCCTCGCCCCCTACAATCACTCTTGATTTAACCTCAAGCTCGTCCACTTCCTTATTGCCCAACCATAACAGAATGAGTAGTAATTATCTCCCCAGATATAATTCTTCTACAAATATTCTCAACTTTGGTTCCTTGGACTCTAATCCTCTTCTTCCCGTGTCTTGGAGTAATGGGGCCTATCCCAAGAACCAAGAAATTAGTTCTCTCAGCTTTGCAAAACAGccacaagaaaatattttccaatctTATCTACAAAATAATATTAGTGCAAAACCTACACAAACTTTATTAACACAAGGTACAATTGCAGCTGCaacaaaagcaataacatccgaTCCAAATTTTCAATCTGCATTGGCTGTAGCTCTTACATCTATCATTGGCTCAAGCGGCGGAAATCATGCAGGTGGTATTGAAGAAAAATCTGGCCAAAATTTGAAGGTTACCGAACCATTTCCAGTTCTTTTCAGCTTCCCATCTACCTCAAAGAAATAA
- the LOC107811445 gene encoding plant cysteine oxidase 2-like isoform X3, with translation MKKKTKKESERRKLIRKRSLKEKNMVQKLYDTCKEVFANGKAGYVPPPSDIHRLKLVLGEQQSGIRLAKVHFDADITAPCDASVLFPESGGNLHCFKALTPCILLDVLGPPYSESEGRHCTYYQDFTYDCFSGMTEDVKEVKVEEDGTRYAWLKEKNEQFVVLGGTYEGPTIQI, from the exons atgaagaagaaaacgaagaagGAATCTGAAAGGAGAAAGCTAATTAGAAAGAGATCACTAAAAGAGAAGAATATGGTTCAAAAGTTGTATGATACTTGCAAGGAAGTGTTTGCTAATGGTAAGGCTGGCTATGTTCCTCCTCCCTCCGACATCCACCGACTAAAGTTGGTACTCG GCGAGCAGCAATCTGGAATCCGGCTAGCAAAGGTTCATTTTGATGCAGACATCACTGCACCGTgcgatgcatcagttctattcccGGAATCAGGAGGAAATTTGCACTGCTTCAAAGCTCTAACACCATGTATTCTACTAGATGTTTTAGGGCCACCATACTCGGAATCTGAAGGCCGTCATTGTACATACTATCAAGATTTCACTTATGACTGTTTTTCTGGTATGACAGAAG ATGTTAAAGAAGTGAAGGTGGAAGAAGATGGCACAAGATATGCATGGCTTAAAGAAAAAAACGAGCAGTTCGTGGTGTTAGGGGGAACATATGAGGGTCCTACAATTCAAATATAA
- the LOC107811445 gene encoding plant cysteine oxidase 2-like isoform X4 — protein MTVFCKLLAGTMNATSYDWVQNHQQFNRCEQQSGIRLAKVHFDADITAPCDASVLFPESGGNLHCFKALTPCILLDVLGPPYSESEGRHCTYYQDFTYDCFSGMTEDVKEVKVEEDGTRYAWLKEKNEQFVVLGGTYEGPTIQI, from the exons ATGACCGTGTTCTGCAAGCTTCTAGCTGGAACCATGAATGCCACGTCATATGATTGGGTGCAGAATCACCAACAGTTTAACCGTT GCGAGCAGCAATCTGGAATCCGGCTAGCAAAGGTTCATTTTGATGCAGACATCACTGCACCGTgcgatgcatcagttctattcccGGAATCAGGAGGAAATTTGCACTGCTTCAAAGCTCTAACACCATGTATTCTACTAGATGTTTTAGGGCCACCATACTCGGAATCTGAAGGCCGTCATTGTACATACTATCAAGATTTCACTTATGACTGTTTTTCTGGTATGACAGAAG ATGTTAAAGAAGTGAAGGTGGAAGAAGATGGCACAAGATATGCATGGCTTAAAGAAAAAAACGAGCAGTTCGTGGTGTTAGGGGGAACATATGAGGGTCCTACAATTCAAATATAA
- the LOC107811445 gene encoding plant cysteine oxidase 2-like isoform X1 — protein sequence MNIGRILLTKKSLLTGRTYSYLSKKMKKKTKKESERRKLIRKRSLKEKNMVQKLYDTCKEVFANGKAGYVPPPSDIHRLKLVLGEQQSGIRLAKVHFDADITAPCDASVLFPESGGNLHCFKALTPCILLDVLGPPYSESEGRHCTYYQDFTYDCFSGMTEDVKEVKVEEDGTRYAWLKEKNEQFVVLGGTYEGPTIQI from the exons ATGAATATTGGGAGGATTTTGTTAACTAAAAAGAGCCTGTTGACAGGACGAACTTATTCTTATTtatcgaagaagatgaagaagaaaacgaagaagGAATCTGAAAGGAGAAAGCTAATTAGAAAGAGATCACTAAAAGAGAAGAATATGGTTCAAAAGTTGTATGATACTTGCAAGGAAGTGTTTGCTAATGGTAAGGCTGGCTATGTTCCTCCTCCCTCCGACATCCACCGACTAAAGTTGGTACTCG GCGAGCAGCAATCTGGAATCCGGCTAGCAAAGGTTCATTTTGATGCAGACATCACTGCACCGTgcgatgcatcagttctattcccGGAATCAGGAGGAAATTTGCACTGCTTCAAAGCTCTAACACCATGTATTCTACTAGATGTTTTAGGGCCACCATACTCGGAATCTGAAGGCCGTCATTGTACATACTATCAAGATTTCACTTATGACTGTTTTTCTGGTATGACAGAAG ATGTTAAAGAAGTGAAGGTGGAAGAAGATGGCACAAGATATGCATGGCTTAAAGAAAAAAACGAGCAGTTCGTGGTGTTAGGGGGAACATATGAGGGTCCTACAATTCAAATATAA
- the LOC107811445 gene encoding plant cysteine oxidase 2-like isoform X2: MNIGRILLTKKSLLTGRTYSYLSKKMKKKTKKESERRKLIRKRSLKEKNMVQKLYDTCKEVFANGKAGYVPPPSDIHRLKLVLGEQQSGIRLAKVHFDADITAPCDASVLFPESGGNLHCFKALTPCILLDVLGPPYSESEGRHCTYYQDFTYDCFSDVKEVKVEEDGTRYAWLKEKNEQFVVLGGTYEGPTIQI, translated from the exons ATGAATATTGGGAGGATTTTGTTAACTAAAAAGAGCCTGTTGACAGGACGAACTTATTCTTATTtatcgaagaagatgaagaagaaaacgaagaagGAATCTGAAAGGAGAAAGCTAATTAGAAAGAGATCACTAAAAGAGAAGAATATGGTTCAAAAGTTGTATGATACTTGCAAGGAAGTGTTTGCTAATGGTAAGGCTGGCTATGTTCCTCCTCCCTCCGACATCCACCGACTAAAGTTGGTACTCG GCGAGCAGCAATCTGGAATCCGGCTAGCAAAGGTTCATTTTGATGCAGACATCACTGCACCGTgcgatgcatcagttctattcccGGAATCAGGAGGAAATTTGCACTGCTTCAAAGCTCTAACACCATGTATTCTACTAGATGTTTTAGGGCCACCATACTCGGAATCTGAAGGCCGTCATTGTACATACTATCAAGATTTCACTTATGACTGTTTTTCTG ATGTTAAAGAAGTGAAGGTGGAAGAAGATGGCACAAGATATGCATGGCTTAAAGAAAAAAACGAGCAGTTCGTGGTGTTAGGGGGAACATATGAGGGTCCTACAATTCAAATATAA